The DNA sequence TTACCGATTAAATTAACTATGCGATTAATGGTAAGAATATAATAAAGTAAAGTTTATTATAATTGTTACTCAGGAGAATAAAATAATATTAAAAAATTTTTTAGAAGTAATTTGAAAAAGATAATAATAGCGGCTGTATCAGAAAATTTTGTGATAGGTAAGAATGGTAGAATTCCCTGGCATAATAAAGAAGAAATCGCACATTTTCGTAAAACTACCACTGGATTTCCAGTTTTAATGGGAAGAAAAACTTTTGAATCGATTGGAAATCCATTAAAAGATAGAATTAATATTGTCATAACTCACAATAAATTTTATAATCAACAATTTCCACAAGTACTTGTTTTTGATTCAATTACCAGTGCTTTAGAATATTGTGAAAAAAAATTTGAAAAAGTTTTTATAATTGGTGGAGAAAGTATTTTTAATCAAACAATTTTAATAGCTGATGAAATTATATTATCGAAAATGAAATTCAATATTGATGGAGATGCACACTTTCCATATTTTGAACTAAATCAATGGGAATTAAGTTCTGTTGAAGATTTTAAAGATTTTACAATTTATCATTATATTAAAAAACAAAATTAGTTGAGAATCACATTGAATAATAAAATAAAAATATTACCAGAAAATGTTGCAAACAAAATAGCAGCTGGCGAAGTTGTTAATCGTCCCGAATCTGTTGTTAAAGAATTACTCGAAAATTCAATAGATGCAGGAGCAAATAAAATTGATGTGATTATAAAAAATGCAGGTAAATCTTTAATTCAGGTGGTTGATGATGGTATTGGTATGAGCGAAGAAGATGCTGTGCTTTGTGTTCAACGACACGCAACAAGTAAAATTTCTACAATAGAAGATCTCGAAGCAATTTCAACTTTTGGTTTCAGGGGCGAAGCCTTAGCTTCAATTGCAGCAGTAAGCCAGTTTGAGTTGAAAACTAAAAGAGAAGAAGATGAATTAGGTACCATAATTAAAATTGAAGGAGATGGAAATCTTCTTGTTGAAAAAGGATCTTTCCCTCGTGGGACTTCAGTATCTGTTAAGAATTTATTTTTTAATGTTCCAGCAAGAAGAAATTTTTTAAAAAGTAACGCAACAGAATTAAAACATATTATTGATGCGTTTAAAAGATCTGCACTAAGTCATCCAGAAATAAGTTTTAAATTTTACAATGAAGATGACTTAATATTCGATTTCCCTGCTTGCTCAATTCATGAACGAATGAAAGCAATCTTTGCAGAAAATATAATTGATGCTCTCCTCGAAGTTAAAGAGTTAACAGATTATATAAGTTTAACTGGCTTCGTTACTAAACCTGCTTATTTACAAAAGAGTAAAGGCGAACAATATTTCTTTTTGAATAAAAGATATGTAACAAATAAAATAATTAATCATGCTGTCTATAGTGCCTATGAAAATATTCTTGAAAAAGGTGATTATCCATTCTTTGTTTTATTTATGACAATCGATCCTCATAAAGTAGATGTTAATGTGCATCCTTCGAAACTCGAAGTTAAATTTGATGATGAAAGAGAAATTTATGCATTTGTACACGCTGTAATTAAAAAAACACTTGGTAGTTATGATTTAGTGCCAAATGTTTCACTTGAAGGGAATACTACTGATGTAACTATGAAATTTCAGAATTTCAAATCAATTGAAAAGGAAGATTTTAGCGATAGACCATTTAGTAAACAATTTGAATCAAAAAGAACACCAATCTTTAGTGAAGATGATATTGAACGTTTATTCGGAAATTTAAACAAAGATATAAAAGCTGCTGCATCACCTTCAGAAGTTCCTCATCCATTTGAATCAAAACAAATTGAAATTACTCATCAATTCGATGGCACTACAAATTCAGAAGCGGATTCTCCTTTTATTGTAATGCTACATAATAAATATATTTTATCTCAAATTAAAAGTGGTTTGATGATTATTGATGCTCACGTTGCTCACGAAAGAATCTTATACGAACAAGCATTACAGTCTTTTGATGCAAATATACCTTTTTCACAACAATT is a window from the Rosettibacter firmus genome containing:
- a CDS encoding dihydrofolate reductase; this translates as MKKIIIAAVSENFVIGKNGRIPWHNKEEIAHFRKTTTGFPVLMGRKTFESIGNPLKDRINIVITHNKFYNQQFPQVLVFDSITSALEYCEKKFEKVFIIGGESIFNQTILIADEIILSKMKFNIDGDAHFPYFELNQWELSSVEDFKDFTIYHYIKKQN
- the mutL gene encoding DNA mismatch repair endonuclease MutL, producing MNNKIKILPENVANKIAAGEVVNRPESVVKELLENSIDAGANKIDVIIKNAGKSLIQVVDDGIGMSEEDAVLCVQRHATSKISTIEDLEAISTFGFRGEALASIAAVSQFELKTKREEDELGTIIKIEGDGNLLVEKGSFPRGTSVSVKNLFFNVPARRNFLKSNATELKHIIDAFKRSALSHPEISFKFYNEDDLIFDFPACSIHERMKAIFAENIIDALLEVKELTDYISLTGFVTKPAYLQKSKGEQYFFLNKRYVTNKIINHAVYSAYENILEKGDYPFFVLFMTIDPHKVDVNVHPSKLEVKFDDEREIYAFVHAVIKKTLGSYDLVPNVSLEGNTTDVTMKFQNFKSIEKEDFSDRPFSKQFESKRTPIFSEDDIERLFGNLNKDIKAAASPSEVPHPFESKQIEITHQFDGTTNSEADSPFIVMLHNKYILSQIKSGLMIIDAHVAHERILYEQALQSFDANIPFSQQLLFPQSIQLDPADYQLAKDLEPYLTNLGFVIKFKAKNVIDVIGIPSDIKAQHEIDILLDILHEFRKNQQEKRLDIKDNLAKSYSCKAAIKAGDKLNEREMRILVDKLFATSMPYVCPHGRPIIIKIPIEEFDKRFGRT